One region of Polynucleobacter sp. Adler-ghost genomic DNA includes:
- a CDS encoding class I SAM-dependent methyltransferase yields the protein MNTDKTLNLKGDGYGKDKESIDYWLINRTKLKDLYKSELYFFSKALEFSNKVLDIGCAAGGSALFCREGKEAIEYTGIDVSHNLLNAAIARFSNKPDTKFIHFDGKKIPLEDGSIDFVFSFGVFHHLNHWSEMLIEALRVSSRYFLFDLRVWDKDSLVGNKNSYQKLALGNSWDGESIISYNIISMNKILELAIQLKNIKISMKAFGYYQKPTHLAVTPADKILMLSILLEKNVKHPTFELLIE from the coding sequence ATGAATACAGATAAAACTCTAAATTTGAAAGGTGATGGCTATGGTAAAGACAAAGAATCGATAGATTATTGGCTAATTAATCGAACAAAATTAAAAGATCTTTATAAATCAGAATTATATTTTTTTTCTAAGGCACTGGAATTTAGCAATAAAGTTTTAGATATAGGTTGTGCAGCAGGTGGATCAGCCCTATTTTGCAGGGAAGGCAAGGAAGCAATTGAGTATACAGGGATTGATGTAAGCCATAATTTATTAAATGCTGCTATTGCTCGTTTTTCCAATAAACCAGATACTAAATTTATACATTTTGATGGTAAAAAAATTCCATTGGAGGATGGATCAATTGATTTTGTTTTTTCATTTGGCGTATTTCACCACCTAAACCATTGGAGTGAAATGCTCATTGAAGCATTGAGAGTTTCATCAAGATACTTCTTATTCGACTTAAGAGTTTGGGATAAAGACTCATTGGTCGGAAATAAAAACTCTTATCAAAAATTGGCCCTTGGCAACTCTTGGGATGGTGAAAGTATAATTTCTTACAACATAATCTCTATGAATAAAATTTTAGAGCTTGCAATCCAACTGAAAAATATAAAAATTTCAATGAAAGCTTTTGGCTACTATCAAAAACCAACTCATTTAGCCGTAACGCCAGCGGATAAAATTTTGATGCTGTCTATCTTGCTTGAAAAAAATGTAAAACACCCTACATTTGAATTGTTAATTGAATAA
- a CDS encoding nucleotide sugar dehydrogenase: MNYLNTRKRLSDKSACIGIIGLGYVGLPLLLRFSDVGFKVMGFDVDQNKIASFKKSESYIAHIPEDRIISAVSRGATATSDFSKISQVDAIIICVPTPLDKFLTPDLSHIRSTVKAILPFIKKGQIISLESTTYPGTTEEELATPIQALGMIIGEDIFVAFSPEREDPGNPNYSTQTIPKICSGVTKNCLEVAASLYESVIDKVIRVSSPKIAEMSKLLENIHRAVNIGLVNELKLVADKMGIDIYEVIGAASTKPFGFVAYHPGPGLGGHCIPIDPYYLTWKAKEYGIHTRFIELAGEINSAMPNFVIDKIQFALNLHKKSLNDSSILLLGLAYKKNIDDMRESPCIDIAKNLELAGANVTLYDPHIKQNKILLQNKEFNILKNNLTKELITKFDCVALITDHDDFDYKLIQDYSRLLIDTRGKFITNKTNCFRA; this comes from the coding sequence ATGAACTATTTGAATACTAGAAAAAGGCTGAGTGACAAGTCTGCATGCATTGGTATTATTGGATTGGGGTATGTTGGCTTACCGCTATTATTAAGATTTTCGGATGTTGGATTTAAGGTTATGGGGTTTGATGTTGATCAAAATAAGATTGCCTCATTCAAAAAATCAGAAAGCTACATAGCCCATATCCCTGAAGATAGAATCATCTCCGCAGTATCACGAGGTGCTACAGCAACATCAGATTTCTCAAAAATATCTCAGGTTGATGCAATCATAATCTGCGTACCAACACCTTTGGATAAATTTTTGACCCCGGATTTGTCCCATATACGAAGCACAGTTAAAGCCATACTCCCATTTATAAAAAAGGGACAGATTATTTCACTAGAATCAACAACCTACCCAGGCACTACTGAAGAAGAATTAGCGACACCAATTCAAGCCCTTGGAATGATAATTGGCGAAGATATTTTTGTTGCATTCTCTCCAGAACGGGAGGATCCAGGAAATCCAAATTATTCAACCCAAACAATCCCAAAAATTTGTAGTGGTGTAACAAAAAACTGTCTGGAGGTTGCCGCAAGTCTCTATGAATCGGTAATTGATAAAGTAATCCGGGTTTCCTCGCCTAAGATTGCAGAAATGTCCAAGCTATTGGAAAATATTCATAGAGCAGTCAATATTGGCTTAGTAAATGAATTAAAACTGGTTGCAGATAAGATGGGGATTGATATTTACGAGGTTATTGGGGCAGCATCTACCAAACCCTTTGGATTTGTAGCTTACCATCCCGGTCCAGGACTGGGTGGCCACTGCATACCAATTGACCCCTACTATTTAACCTGGAAAGCCAAAGAGTATGGAATTCACACTCGGTTTATAGAGCTTGCAGGGGAAATTAATTCTGCGATGCCGAACTTTGTGATTGATAAAATACAATTCGCATTAAATTTGCACAAAAAATCTCTAAATGACAGCAGCATACTTCTTTTGGGCTTGGCTTACAAAAAAAATATCGACGATATGCGAGAATCGCCATGCATTGATATAGCCAAAAACCTTGAATTGGCCGGCGCAAATGTCACACTTTACGATCCACATATAAAACAAAACAAGATTCTTCTGCAAAATAAAGAATTTAATATTTTAAAAAATAATTTAACTAAAGAATTAATAACAAAGTTTGACTGCGTAGCTTTAATAACAGACCATGATGATTTTGATTATAAGTTAATACAAGACTATTCGAGACTTTTAATAGATACTCGCGGTAAGTTTATAACAAACAAAACCAATTGCTTCAGGGCGTAA